From Cucumis melo cultivar AY chromosome 1, USDA_Cmelo_AY_1.0, whole genome shotgun sequence, a single genomic window includes:
- the LOC103490157 gene encoding probable arabinosyltransferase ARAD2: protein MKTEMALKTNSSLCSVPILFLLALLLTLFFSIFLLFTSSSNPISSSSSLSLFNPNSSPSSHQSIKVYIADLPRSLNYGLLDQYWAIQSDSRLGSDADREIRSTQMKKHLQFPPYPENPLIKQYSAEYWILGDLMTPQEQRDGSFAQRVFVAEEADVVFVPFFATMSAEMQLGVAKGAFRKKVGNEDYERQRNVMDFLKSTDAWKKSGGRDHVFVLTDPVAMWHVKAEIAPAVLLVVDFGGWFRLDTKSSNGSSPDMIQHTQVSVLKDVIVPYTHLLPRLHLSANKKRQTLLYFKGAKHRHRGGLVREKLWDLLINEPDVIMEEGFPNATGKEQSIKGMRSSEFCLHPAGDTPTSCRLFDAIQSLCIPVVVSDNIELPFEDMVDYSEFSVFVAVNDALKPNWLVKHLRTIPEEQRKRFRLYMARVQPVFEYENGHPGGIGPVPPDGAVNHIWRKVRQKLPMIKEAISRERRKPKGVTVPLRCHCT, encoded by the exons ATGAAAACAGAAATGGCTCTGAAAACAAACTCTTCTCTATGCTCTGTTCCAATTCTGTTTCTCCTCGCCCTTCTCTTAACCCTATTCTTCTCCATTTTCCTTCTCTTCACTTCATCTTCCAACCccatttcctcttcttcttctttatctctcttcaATCCAAACAGCTCTCCTTCTTCACACCAATCCATCAAAGTCTACATTGCAGACCTTCCGAGATCCCTCAACTATGGACTTCTGGATCAATATTGGGCCATCCAGTCCGATTCCAGGCTCGGGAGCGATGCAGATCGTGAAATTAGATCGACCCAGATGAAGAAACACCTCCAATTCCCTCCATATCCGGAGAATCCGTTGATCAAGCAGTACAGTGCGGAGTATTGGATTTTGGGGGATCTAATGACGCCACAGGAGCAGAGAGATGGATCTTTTGCCCAGAGGGTTTTCGTAGCTGAGGAAGCCGATGTAGTTTTTGTGCCATTTTTCGCGACCATGAGTGCTGAAATGCAGTTGGGAGTGGCGAAGGGGGCGTTCAGGAAGAAGGTGGGTAATGAGGATTATGAGCGTCAGAGGAATGTGATGGATTTTCTTAAGAGTACTGATGCTTGGAAGAAGTCTGGTGGGAGAGATCATGTTTTTGTTCTCACTG ACCCAGTTGCGATGTGGCATGTCAAAGCCGAGATAGCTCCAGCTGTTCTGCTTGTGGTAGATTTTGGCGGTTGGTTTAGGCTCGACACAAAGTCCTCTAATGGTTCCTCACCAGATATGATTCAGCACACTCAAGTTTCGGTACTTAAGGATGTGATTGTGCCATATACCCATTTACTACCTAGGCTGCACTTATCAGCAAACAAGAAGCGTCAGACCTTACTTTATTTCAAAGGGGCGAAACATAGGCATCGG GGAGGATTAGTCAGGGAGAAACTCTGGGACTTGCTGATTAATGAGCCTGATGTTATAATGGAAGAAGGGTTCCCAAATGCCACAGGTAAGGAGCAATCCATCAAGGGTATGAGATCTTCAGAGTTTTGCTTGCACCCAGCTGGGGATACCCCTACATCGTGCCGCCTTTTTGACGCCATCCAAAGTCTATGTATACCCGTTGTTGTGAGTGACAATATCGAGCTTCCATTTGAAGACATGGTGGATTACTCAGAATTCTCTGTTTTTGTAGCTGTAAATGATGCATTGAAACCAAACTGGCTTGTGAAGCACCTTAGAACCATTCCAGAAGAACAGAGGAAAAGATTTCGGCTATATATGGCTCGGGTTCAACCTGTTTTTGAATACGAAAATGGCCATCCGGGTGGTATTGGACCAGTTCCTCCAGATGGTGCTGTAAATCACATATGGAGAAAAGTGCGCCAAAAGTTGCCTATGATAAAAGAAGCCATTTCTAGGGAGAGAAGAAAACCAAAGGGTGTGACTGTTCCTCTTCGCTGCCATTGTACTTAA
- the LOC103490158 gene encoding ribosome biogenesis protein bms1 isoform X2, which translates to MAVIASAEDQSHKAHRSRKSGPNAKKKSVNDKGKKEEVSENDRKRNPKAFAFNSSVKAKRLQARSVEKEQRRLHVPVIDRCYGEPAPYVIVVQGPPQVGKSLLIKSLVKHYTKHNLPDVRGPITIVSGKQRRLQFVECPNEINGMIDAAKFADLTLLLIDGAYGFEMETFEFLNILHNHGLPKVMGVLTHLDKFKDAKKLRKTKQRLKHRFWTEIRTGAKLFYLSGLIHGKYPKREVHNLARFISVMKFQPLSWRTNHPYVLVDRFEDVTPPERVHRNNKCDRNITLYGYLRGCNLKYGTKVHIAGVGDFELASVTNLADPCPLPSAAKKKGLRDKEKLFYAPMSGLGDLLYDKDAVYININDHFVQYSKVDDDKDVLTGKGKDQDVGEALVKSLQSTKYSVDEKLEKSFISLFGRQPDNSSGARNDANNTLQNSNGIHEIELSEQYQPGSLNVDRPGVAHDADDSESSDEDDLNKRKAKFENVGTDDEEYNDLLDENSPVENHMKEHVEFHEGRFRRKAVFGNDVDSDDLMDSDEEGDDGDDSDVNDQKMSDDDEDAGMGNTSKWKEPLSERTRSRQHLNLMKLVYGKSTDISTTSSNEAHDTSDEENDGGDFFTPVGRINKNDSEVVDGENANSEDCSKHFKISNDLDIESIRDRFVTGDWSKAALRNKSSEVIEDDDSVFADFEDLETGEKYESYHAENTTDATVQTTEDSTIEERRLKKLARRAQFDATYDGSKVAEDGSDKEDEANGSDYHDKMKEEIEIRKQRNKAELDNIDEAFRLRIEGFQSGTYVRLEVHGVSCEMVEHFDPCQPILVGGIGPGEDDVGYMQVRLKRHRWYKKVLKTRDPLIFSIGWRRYQSTPVYAIEDSNGRHRMLKYTPEHMHCLAMFWGPLAPPNTGVIAVQTLSSNIQTSFRIAATATVLQSNHEERVVKKIKLVGYPCKIFKKTALIKDMFTSDLEIARFEGASVRTVSGIRGQVKKAAKEEIGNQPKKKGGPPKEGIARCTFEDKIRMSDIVFLRAWTKVEVPKFYNPLTTALQPRDRVWQGMKTVAELRKEHNLPIPVNKDSLYKPIERQKRKFNPLVIPKSLQAALPFKSKPKNTPSQLRPLLEKRRAVIMEPRDRKVHALVQQLQLMRHEKMKKRKLKEEKKRKELEAEHAKTEQLSKKRQREERRERYREQDKLKKKIRRSE; encoded by the exons ATGGCTGTCATTGCAAGTGCTGAAGATCAATCTCACAAGGCCCATAGGTCTCGTAAATCGGGTCCCAACGCAAAGAAGAAATCAGTGAATGATAAAGGGAAGAAGGAGGAAGTTTCTGAGAATGATAGAAAGCGGAATCCCAAG GCCTTTGCTTTTAATTCGTCAGTTAAAGCCAAGCGTCTGCAAGCTCGTTCTGTTGAGAAAGAGCAACGTAGGCTTCATGTTCCTGTAATTGATCGTTGTTATGGTGAACCGGCTCCATACGTTATTGTTGTACAAGGACCTCCCCAG GTTGGGAAGTCTCTATTAATAAAGTCTCTTGTTAAGCATTACACCAAACATAATTTACCTGATGTTCGTGGGCCGATTACAATTGTGTCAG gtaAACAAAGGCGTTTACAGTTTGTTGAGTGCCCAAATGAAATCAATGGGATGATTGACGCAGCAAAGTTTGCTGATTTGACTTTGCTTCTAATTGATGGTGCTTACGGGTTTGAGATG GAGACTTTTGAGTTTCTCAACATTTTGCATAATCATGGACTTCCAAAAGTTATGGGAGTTCTCACGCACCTTGACAAATTTAAGGATGCAAAAAAATTAAGGAAAACAAAGCAGCGTCTTAAACATCGTTTTTGGACAGAGATACGTACTGGagcaaaattattttatttatctgggCTTATACATGGGAA ATACCCTAAACGTGAGGTACACAATCTTGCTCGGTTTATCTCTGTGATGAAGTTCCAGCCTCTGTCTTGGCGTACCAACCATCCATATGTTTTAGTAGACAGATTTGAAGATGTCACTCCACCTGAAAGAGTGCATAGAAACAATAAATGTGATAGAAATATCACACTTTATGGTTATCTTCGAGGTTGTAATTTGAAGTATGGAACTAAG GTTCACATTGCTGGTGTGGGTGATTTTGAATTGGCTAGTGTAACCAATTTGGCTGATCCTTGTCCTTTGCCATCTGCTGCCAAAAAGAAAGGTCTACGTGATAAGGAGAAATTGTTTTATGCTCCTATGTCTGGGCTTGGGGATCTCTTGTATGACAAGGATGCTGTTTATATAAATATCAATGACCATTTTGTTCAGTATTCCAAAGTTGATGATGACAAAGACGTACTTACAGGAAAAG GTAAGGATCAAGATGTGGGTGAGGCTTTGGTGAAGTCTCTCCAGAGCACAAAATATTCAGTTGATGAAAAGTTAGAGAAGAGCTTCATTTCTCTTTTTGGGAGACAACCTGACAACTCATCTGGAGCTAGGAATGATGCAAACAATACACTTCAGAATTCAAATGGGATTCATGAAATTGAGTTGTCCGAGCAATACCAGCCTGGGTCTCTGAATGTTGATAGGCCTGGTGTGGCACATGATGCCGATGATTCAGAGTCTTCAGATGAAGATGACCTTAACAAGAGAAAGGCTAAATTTGAAAATGTGGGCACTGATGATGAAGAATATAATGATTTATTAGATGAGAATTCCCCGGTTGAAAACCATATGAAGGAACATGTTGAATTTCATGAAGGGAGGTTTAGGAGGAAAGCTGTTTTCGGAAATGATGTCGACTCTGATGATCTCATG GATTCAGATGAAGAAGGTGATGATGGCGATGACAGTGATGTTAATGATCAAAAAATGTCGGATGATGATGAAG ATGCTGGCATGGGTAACACATCAAAGTGGAAAGAGCCTTTGAGTGAAAGGACCAGGTCTAGGCAACATTTGAATCTCATGAAACTTGTGTACGGAAAATCCACGGATATATCTACTACCTCAAGCAATGAAGCACATGATACTTCTGATGAAGAAAATGATGGGGGTGATTTTTTTACGCCTGTAGGCAGAATAAATAAG AACGACAGTGAGGTAGTGGATGGTGAAAATGCCAATTCTGAGGATTGTTCCAAACATTTCAAAATTTCCAATGATCTTGATATCGAAAGCATACGTGACCGATTCGTCACGGGTGATTGGTCGAAAGCTGCTCTCAGAAATAAATCTTCTGAAGtcattgaagatgatgatagTGTTTTTGCTGATTTTGAAGATTTAGAAACTGGTGAGAAGTATGAGAGTTATCATGCTGAGAATACTACTGATGCAACGGTTCAAACAACAGAGGACTCAACAATTGAGGAGCGCAGGCTTAAAAAGCTTGCTCGTCGTGCACAGTTTGATG CTACATATGATGGATCTAAGGTAGCAGAGGATGGAAGTGATAAAGAAGATGAGGCCAATGGAAGTGACTATCACGACAAG ATGAAGGAGGAAATAGAAATTAGGAAACAGAGGAATAAGGCTGAACTTGATAATATTGATGAAGCCTTCCGATTGAGGATTGAGGGATTCCAATCTGGGACATACGTAAGATTGGAAGTTCATGGTGTTTCTTGCGAGATGGTCGAACATTTTGATCCTTGCCAGCCTATTTTGGTTGGAGGAATTGGTCCTGGGGAGGACGATGTTGGATACATGCAG GTCAGACTAAAACGACATAGGTGGTATAAGAAGGTACTGAAAACTAGAGATCCATTAATTTTTTCTATTGGATGGAGACGGTACCAGAGTACCCCTGTTTATGCAATTGAGGATTCAAACGGGAGGCACCGCATGCTTAAATATACACCTGAGCATATGCACTGTCTAGCAATGTTCTGGGGTCCTCTGGCCCCTCCTAACACGGGAGTTATTGCTGTTCAAACTTTATCTAGCAACATTCAG ACATCATTCAGGATAGCGGCAACAGCTACTGTGCTCCAGTCGAATCATGAAGAACGGGTGGTCAAGAAAATCAAACTAGTTGGGTATCCATGCAAAATTTTTAAGAAGACAGCACTTATAAAAGACATGTTTACTTCAGACCTTGAAATAGCTCGTTTTGAAGGTGCCTCTGTTCGAACTGTCAGTGGTATCCGGGGTCAGGTCAAGAAG GCTGCAAAAGAGGAGATTGGTAACCAGCCGAAAAAGAAAGGAGGACCACCCAAGGAAGGAATTGCTAGATGTACCTTTGAGGACAAGATTCGGATGAGTGACATAGTTTTCCTGCGTGCATGGACTAAAGTTGAAGTTCCTAAATTCTACAACCCGCTGACAACAGCATTGCAACCCCGTGATCGAGTATGGCAAGGGATGAAAACTGTGGCCGAACTTAGGAAAGAACATAATCTTCCCATTCCTGTGAACAAGGATTCACTCTACAAG CCAATTGAGAGGCAGAAACGGAAGTTCAATCCACTGGTAATTCCCAAATCATTGCAAGCAGCCTTGCCATTTAAATCAAAACCAAAGAACACACCTAGTCAGCTGAGGCCACTTCTCGAAAAGCGAAGAGCTGTCATCATGGAGCCTCGCGATCGGAAAGTTCATGCTCTTGTTCAGCAGCTTCAACTTATGAGACATGAGAAA ATGAAGAAACGAAAGCtcaaagaagagaagaagaggaaagagCTGGAAGCCGAGCATGCCAAAACCGAGCAGTTGTCTAAAAAGCGGCAAAGAGAAGAACGACGGGAGAGATATAGAGAACAAGATaaactgaagaagaaaattCGAAGAAGTGAATGA
- the LOC103490158 gene encoding uncharacterized protein LOC103490158 isoform X1: MAVIASAEDQSHKAHRSRKSGPNAKKKSVNDKGKKEEVSENDRKRNPKAFAFNSSVKAKRLQARSVEKEQRRLHVPVIDRCYGEPAPYVIVVQGPPQVGKSLLIKSLVKHYTKHNLPDVRGPITIVSGKQRRLQFVECPNEINGMIDAAKFADLTLLLIDGAYGFEMETFEFLNILHNHGLPKVMGVLTHLDKFKDAKKLRKTKQRLKHRFWTEIRTGAKLFYLSGLIHGKYPKREVHNLARFISVMKFQPLSWRTNHPYVLVDRFEDVTPPERVHRNNKCDRNITLYGYLRGCNLKYGTKVHIAGVGDFELASVTNLADPCPLPSAAKKKGLRDKEKLFYAPMSGLGDLLYDKDAVYININDHFVQYSKVDDDKDVLTGKGKDQDVGEALVKSLQSTKYSVDEKLEKSFISLFGRQPDNSSGARNDANNTLQNSNGIHEIELSEQYQPGSLNVDRPGVAHDADDSESSDEDDLNKRKAKFENVGTDDEEYNDLLDENSPVENHMKEHVEFHEGRFRRKAVFGNDVDSDDLMDSDEEGDDGDDSDVNDQKMSDDDEGDEQDDAGMGNTSKWKEPLSERTRSRQHLNLMKLVYGKSTDISTTSSNEAHDTSDEENDGGDFFTPVGRINKNDSEVVDGENANSEDCSKHFKISNDLDIESIRDRFVTGDWSKAALRNKSSEVIEDDDSVFADFEDLETGEKYESYHAENTTDATVQTTEDSTIEERRLKKLARRAQFDATYDGSKVAEDGSDKEDEANGSDYHDKMKEEIEIRKQRNKAELDNIDEAFRLRIEGFQSGTYVRLEVHGVSCEMVEHFDPCQPILVGGIGPGEDDVGYMQVRLKRHRWYKKVLKTRDPLIFSIGWRRYQSTPVYAIEDSNGRHRMLKYTPEHMHCLAMFWGPLAPPNTGVIAVQTLSSNIQTSFRIAATATVLQSNHEERVVKKIKLVGYPCKIFKKTALIKDMFTSDLEIARFEGASVRTVSGIRGQVKKAAKEEIGNQPKKKGGPPKEGIARCTFEDKIRMSDIVFLRAWTKVEVPKFYNPLTTALQPRDRVWQGMKTVAELRKEHNLPIPVNKDSLYKPIERQKRKFNPLVIPKSLQAALPFKSKPKNTPSQLRPLLEKRRAVIMEPRDRKVHALVQQLQLMRHEKMKKRKLKEEKKRKELEAEHAKTEQLSKKRQREERRERYREQDKLKKKIRRSE, from the exons ATGGCTGTCATTGCAAGTGCTGAAGATCAATCTCACAAGGCCCATAGGTCTCGTAAATCGGGTCCCAACGCAAAGAAGAAATCAGTGAATGATAAAGGGAAGAAGGAGGAAGTTTCTGAGAATGATAGAAAGCGGAATCCCAAG GCCTTTGCTTTTAATTCGTCAGTTAAAGCCAAGCGTCTGCAAGCTCGTTCTGTTGAGAAAGAGCAACGTAGGCTTCATGTTCCTGTAATTGATCGTTGTTATGGTGAACCGGCTCCATACGTTATTGTTGTACAAGGACCTCCCCAG GTTGGGAAGTCTCTATTAATAAAGTCTCTTGTTAAGCATTACACCAAACATAATTTACCTGATGTTCGTGGGCCGATTACAATTGTGTCAG gtaAACAAAGGCGTTTACAGTTTGTTGAGTGCCCAAATGAAATCAATGGGATGATTGACGCAGCAAAGTTTGCTGATTTGACTTTGCTTCTAATTGATGGTGCTTACGGGTTTGAGATG GAGACTTTTGAGTTTCTCAACATTTTGCATAATCATGGACTTCCAAAAGTTATGGGAGTTCTCACGCACCTTGACAAATTTAAGGATGCAAAAAAATTAAGGAAAACAAAGCAGCGTCTTAAACATCGTTTTTGGACAGAGATACGTACTGGagcaaaattattttatttatctgggCTTATACATGGGAA ATACCCTAAACGTGAGGTACACAATCTTGCTCGGTTTATCTCTGTGATGAAGTTCCAGCCTCTGTCTTGGCGTACCAACCATCCATATGTTTTAGTAGACAGATTTGAAGATGTCACTCCACCTGAAAGAGTGCATAGAAACAATAAATGTGATAGAAATATCACACTTTATGGTTATCTTCGAGGTTGTAATTTGAAGTATGGAACTAAG GTTCACATTGCTGGTGTGGGTGATTTTGAATTGGCTAGTGTAACCAATTTGGCTGATCCTTGTCCTTTGCCATCTGCTGCCAAAAAGAAAGGTCTACGTGATAAGGAGAAATTGTTTTATGCTCCTATGTCTGGGCTTGGGGATCTCTTGTATGACAAGGATGCTGTTTATATAAATATCAATGACCATTTTGTTCAGTATTCCAAAGTTGATGATGACAAAGACGTACTTACAGGAAAAG GTAAGGATCAAGATGTGGGTGAGGCTTTGGTGAAGTCTCTCCAGAGCACAAAATATTCAGTTGATGAAAAGTTAGAGAAGAGCTTCATTTCTCTTTTTGGGAGACAACCTGACAACTCATCTGGAGCTAGGAATGATGCAAACAATACACTTCAGAATTCAAATGGGATTCATGAAATTGAGTTGTCCGAGCAATACCAGCCTGGGTCTCTGAATGTTGATAGGCCTGGTGTGGCACATGATGCCGATGATTCAGAGTCTTCAGATGAAGATGACCTTAACAAGAGAAAGGCTAAATTTGAAAATGTGGGCACTGATGATGAAGAATATAATGATTTATTAGATGAGAATTCCCCGGTTGAAAACCATATGAAGGAACATGTTGAATTTCATGAAGGGAGGTTTAGGAGGAAAGCTGTTTTCGGAAATGATGTCGACTCTGATGATCTCATG GATTCAGATGAAGAAGGTGATGATGGCGATGACAGTGATGTTAATGATCAAAAAATGTCGGATGATGATGAAGGTGATGAGCAAGACG ATGCTGGCATGGGTAACACATCAAAGTGGAAAGAGCCTTTGAGTGAAAGGACCAGGTCTAGGCAACATTTGAATCTCATGAAACTTGTGTACGGAAAATCCACGGATATATCTACTACCTCAAGCAATGAAGCACATGATACTTCTGATGAAGAAAATGATGGGGGTGATTTTTTTACGCCTGTAGGCAGAATAAATAAG AACGACAGTGAGGTAGTGGATGGTGAAAATGCCAATTCTGAGGATTGTTCCAAACATTTCAAAATTTCCAATGATCTTGATATCGAAAGCATACGTGACCGATTCGTCACGGGTGATTGGTCGAAAGCTGCTCTCAGAAATAAATCTTCTGAAGtcattgaagatgatgatagTGTTTTTGCTGATTTTGAAGATTTAGAAACTGGTGAGAAGTATGAGAGTTATCATGCTGAGAATACTACTGATGCAACGGTTCAAACAACAGAGGACTCAACAATTGAGGAGCGCAGGCTTAAAAAGCTTGCTCGTCGTGCACAGTTTGATG CTACATATGATGGATCTAAGGTAGCAGAGGATGGAAGTGATAAAGAAGATGAGGCCAATGGAAGTGACTATCACGACAAG ATGAAGGAGGAAATAGAAATTAGGAAACAGAGGAATAAGGCTGAACTTGATAATATTGATGAAGCCTTCCGATTGAGGATTGAGGGATTCCAATCTGGGACATACGTAAGATTGGAAGTTCATGGTGTTTCTTGCGAGATGGTCGAACATTTTGATCCTTGCCAGCCTATTTTGGTTGGAGGAATTGGTCCTGGGGAGGACGATGTTGGATACATGCAG GTCAGACTAAAACGACATAGGTGGTATAAGAAGGTACTGAAAACTAGAGATCCATTAATTTTTTCTATTGGATGGAGACGGTACCAGAGTACCCCTGTTTATGCAATTGAGGATTCAAACGGGAGGCACCGCATGCTTAAATATACACCTGAGCATATGCACTGTCTAGCAATGTTCTGGGGTCCTCTGGCCCCTCCTAACACGGGAGTTATTGCTGTTCAAACTTTATCTAGCAACATTCAG ACATCATTCAGGATAGCGGCAACAGCTACTGTGCTCCAGTCGAATCATGAAGAACGGGTGGTCAAGAAAATCAAACTAGTTGGGTATCCATGCAAAATTTTTAAGAAGACAGCACTTATAAAAGACATGTTTACTTCAGACCTTGAAATAGCTCGTTTTGAAGGTGCCTCTGTTCGAACTGTCAGTGGTATCCGGGGTCAGGTCAAGAAG GCTGCAAAAGAGGAGATTGGTAACCAGCCGAAAAAGAAAGGAGGACCACCCAAGGAAGGAATTGCTAGATGTACCTTTGAGGACAAGATTCGGATGAGTGACATAGTTTTCCTGCGTGCATGGACTAAAGTTGAAGTTCCTAAATTCTACAACCCGCTGACAACAGCATTGCAACCCCGTGATCGAGTATGGCAAGGGATGAAAACTGTGGCCGAACTTAGGAAAGAACATAATCTTCCCATTCCTGTGAACAAGGATTCACTCTACAAG CCAATTGAGAGGCAGAAACGGAAGTTCAATCCACTGGTAATTCCCAAATCATTGCAAGCAGCCTTGCCATTTAAATCAAAACCAAAGAACACACCTAGTCAGCTGAGGCCACTTCTCGAAAAGCGAAGAGCTGTCATCATGGAGCCTCGCGATCGGAAAGTTCATGCTCTTGTTCAGCAGCTTCAACTTATGAGACATGAGAAA ATGAAGAAACGAAAGCtcaaagaagagaagaagaggaaagagCTGGAAGCCGAGCATGCCAAAACCGAGCAGTTGTCTAAAAAGCGGCAAAGAGAAGAACGACGGGAGAGATATAGAGAACAAGATaaactgaagaagaaaattCGAAGAAGTGAATGA